In Musa acuminata AAA Group cultivar baxijiao chromosome BXJ2-10, Cavendish_Baxijiao_AAA, whole genome shotgun sequence, a genomic segment contains:
- the LOC135625907 gene encoding peroxidase 31-like produces MASHFFRQPRWVLVAVAPALLFLSLVVPFSAAKLTTGYYLKSCPRVEQIVSDVVTNKQISSPTTAAGALRLFFHDCFVGGCDASVLVSTNAFNRAERDADINLSLPGDAFDAVVRAKTALELQCPGTVSCADILALATRDLVSMLGGPFYAVPLGRKDGLASHAASVEGNLPRPNMTMDAMIALFAAKGFTEQEMVALAGAHTVGFSHCKEFAARIFRYKAGEPSAFDPSMDPRFAQALQKACSKYLEDDTIATFNDVMTPGKFDNMYYLNLKRGLGLLASDHALVADRRTKPLVDLYAANQSAFFRDFSRAMLKLGLVGVKTGRKGEVRRRCRDFNNLST; encoded by the coding sequence ATGGCGAGCCATTTCTTCCGCCAGCCTCGTTGGGTGCTGGTTGCAGTGGCGCCTGCCTTGTTGTTTTTGTCGTTGGTTGTGCCCTTTTCGGCGGCGAAGCTGACCACTGGGTACTACCTGAAGTCCTGCCCCAGGGTGGAGCAGATCGTGTCGGACGTGGTGACCAACAAGCAGATCAGCAGCCCCACCACGGCCGCTGGCGCGCTCCGGCTCTTCTTCCATGACTGCTTCGTGGGCGGCTGCGACGCATCCGTGCTCGTCTCCACCAATGCTTTCAACCGCGCGGAGCGGGACGCGGACATCAACCTGTCGCTCCCGGGGGACGCCTTCGACGCCGTGGTCCGCGCGAAGACGGCCCTGGAGCTGCAGTGCCCCGGCACCGTCTCCTGCGCCGACATCCTAGCGCTGGCCACCCGCGACCTGGTGTCCATGCTCGGCGGGCCCTTCTACGCCGTGCCGCTGGGCCGCAAGGACGGCCTCGCCTCCCACGCCGCCTCCGTCGAGGGCAACCTCCCCCGTCCTAACATGACCATGGACGCCATGATCGCCCTCTTCGCCGCAAAGGGCTTCACCGAGCAGGAGATGGTCGCCCTCGCCGGCGCCCACACGGTGGGCTTCTCCCACTGCAAGGAGTTCGCGGCGCGGATCTTCCGGTACAAGGCCGGCGAGCCGAGCGCGTTCGACCCGTCCATGGACCCGCGCTTCGCGCAGGCGCTGCAGAAGGCCTGCTCCAAGTACCTCGAGGACGACACCATCGCCACCTTCAATGACGTCATGACGCCGGGGAAGTTCGACAACATGTACTACCTGAACCTGAAGAGGGGGCTGGGGCTGCTGGCCTCCGACCACGCGCTGGTGGCGGACCGGAGGACGAAGCCCCTGGTCGACCTCTACGCCGCGAACCAGTCGGCCTTCTTCCGGGACTTCAGCCGCGCGATGCTGAAGCTCGGCCTGGTCGGGGTGAAGACCGGAAGGAAAGGGGAGGTCCGCCGGAGGTGCCGCGACTTCAACAACCTCTCCACCTGA